A stretch of Linepithema humile isolate Giens D197 chromosome 3, Lhum_UNIL_v1.0, whole genome shotgun sequence DNA encodes these proteins:
- the trio gene encoding triple functional domain protein isoform X5, with amino-acid sequence MDGTRAAEVLPLLQERLAILPGGRDRRGGPVLLFPSTPRRERAKPEDYRRLLQYLFAIPSDEARGLRFTVIVDMRGTTWDSVKPILKVLHEHFHRTVHVAFLIKPENFWQKQRTSLGKQKKYNFEINTISLEALVKVIDPSQLTADLDGSLQYDHAQWIDTRLVVEDFTWQAADLLDRLDDLQEDLSRNDFADDVAGAKHGIDLHNEMKKKIMKVPVEDIEVVGQRLLQRFNNSATATGGEGGSIDNGAASCADSDGRALATMVIQHLDSVHAAQQHLLQLWHIKKMKLDQCFQLRLFEQDCEKMFDWICHNREAFLASYVEIGRSYQLAKNLQEEHKHFTMSSMNVYVNINKILTMAGRLLETQHYAAGHVRAVAGRLDRAWKEFAAGLDERTAVLSLSVVFHHKAEQYVDNVPGWSQACEISNLPSEIPVLESHIRQHQTLYEAMCQAYTEVYNAYQALLSGLGSMLQVCHNVNAHSTGSDTFRVDYVHSTSKKLLYQLDHLVQVCNQPQGIDHVARKHSQDGHSIDSHTGTSGNPAADYSEGASHVLAVIHQILGHHRALEARWHARKVKLHQRLALKLFQEDVKQVLDWLTNHGEVFIRKNTGVGRNLQKARVYQKSHEHFENVAQNTYTNATKLLTAAEELAHTGECAPDEIYAVAQELEAHVSSFAARVEQRRRRLDLAVVFYTHEKELTGWVDELRQELQQDEVAENLETAERLLEQCAQHRSSCLEACASTIAQGEALLQELREATDAPDTTGSISAVESALDRLSNLRQELEDLWTTKKLRLELCLRLRVFERDALEASGQLEMWAQELQGPPREGSPEQLLRVHNDGVAHMQNTAFQILHRGQELAQVLEEAGVCIMADGQHSAAARVQVLLEFLNERELDAEDLAEMRRVRLEQAAQLLQLQTDASHVIKWIRNGESILLASLRIPDDFEDADQLGKEHDQFQIAITNTHASAVQVKHKADSLISGNHYDPKSIREVAEDVTKRWQQLVTCAEERHKLITASLNFYKTVDSVRSVLDSLELQYNVDDDWCADGEKAGSIPASITRHQEQKEAFLKACTLVRRTGETFLKYINRSLQFYSYHANSAGSANKVKNILEELVGKENKVLEYWTQRKKRLDQCHQYVLFERSAKQALEWIRETGELYLATHINVGKNRIENEQLLQEHNEFKGAAKETRERVKLLIQLADNLVERGHAHAAAIKQAVAEVDQRYKDFSARMDCYKTQIEGDLGIQPDEVHRDLSIDRNSDPLLEEKIKGKDLKELNEEKRRSARRKEFIMAELLQTERTYVKDLETCIRCFLEETRSGKGNIPPGLHSRESVIFSNIEEIHQFHSNVFLRELEKYETMPEDVGHCFVVWAPKFDMYVTYCKNKPESNQLLVMHGGMWFEELQRKHRVEHPIAAYLIKPVQRITKYQLLLKDLQACCQEGQGEIKEGLEVMLNVPKKANDALHLSLLEGCDVSIDALGDVVLQDSFTVWDPKQLIRKGRDRHIFLFELYLLFTKEVKDSAGKVKYVYKNRLLTSELGVTEHIEGDECKFAVWTGRAPTSDTRVVLRANSMDAKQLWVMRLREVIQETFLGKNMPKSPAKKSSSQRSSRDLEECASLDESVENLDRNSLASFGSTNTTDSDKTGVVEMTWVVADHMAAPGSRELSVTKGQQVEVLENGSTNTGATGVPSTGEWTLVRLPLTPGQAEPPAEGLVPTSALKQPPTASCKTSPSRKASTQQQQQQSHQHHHHQQQSHHHPYHPQQQISPAIVQAQTSVAPSTAAGTLPPMAAGVAPAAQQTASLTALSSTVLSPMLSEDAETAGSDGSGSTSTNSPGNKRRGFSGRKWLPPPLRKLSQGKVEKTNTAVSTSSTPLIGPSLKKSSSDKRFKLPSGVEHNRPGKTFEAEAEAQEGEEISKEEEEEQQEVEVDVDVDADVTESDDTAVTSLQEQNGGEDADDDLELPPPMKPITEPILVTTANGPSGSTIPSELPGKRSAERSTKILESGATTADLSEIEQIVKERMEQHTENQERHSLMRTPNGKSLNNEEEYCNVTTNTAEEADPESTAIAKRQFVIRELVETERDYVNDLKQIVEGYMALMRNPDCEIPLPEDLRGGKDKMVFGNLEAIYEWHRDFFLKALERCLERPEELGPLFKRYERKLHMYVVYCQNKPVSEYIVSEYMDTYFEELRQKLGHRLQLCDLLIKPVQRITKYQLLLREALRLTERTQRLSEIEGLRAAAHVMRVIPKAANDMMDVGRLQGFDGKITAQGKLLLHGPLLVSEISNVSPRGREWQVFLFEQNIIFSEAVGKKTQFTNPAYIYKAHIQVNKMSLEDSNDDPEKFVIRSTDPRKPGLGFSCSVAEESSGPRRQEWVDTITAILQTQRDFLKAIQSPIAYQKELTKDPLTQYCGKQIQPLHPPCRDASQSSTYSSILRHFQKDPSSTGDVDLLRILA; translated from the exons ATGGATGGCACACGAGCAGCAGAAGTATTGCCGTTGCTGCAGGAACGTCTGGCGATACTGCCGGGCGGACGAGATCGCAGAGGTGGACCTGTACTTCTGTTTCCCAGCACGCCGAGACGCGAGCGTGCGAAACCCGAGGATTACAGACGCCTCCTGCAATATCTGTTCGCTATCCCAAGCGATGAGGCCAGAGGACTGCGATTTACTGTAATTGTAGATATGCGCGGTACTACATGGGATTCTGTAAAACCTATTTTGAAG gTGTTACACGAGCATTTTCATCGCACAGTTCATGTCGCTTTTCTTATCAAACCGGAGAACTTTTGGCAGAAACAAAGGACTTCATTAGgcaaacagaaaaaatataattttgag ATTAATACAATAAGCTTAGAAGCTCTCGTAAAAGTTATAGATCCTTCTCAACTCACTGCAGATTTAGATGGATCCTTACAATACGATCATGCTCAGTGGATTGATACTAGATTAGTTGTAGAAGACTTTACATGGCAGGCAGCTGACCTACTCGACCGCTTGGACGACTTGCAAGAGGATCTTAGTAGAAACGATTTTGCTGACGATGTTGCGGGAGCTAAGCACGGCATCGATTTGCACAATgagatgaagaagaaaatcatGAAAGTGCCAGTGGAGGATATCGAAGTTGTTGGACAACGCCTACTTCAGCGGTTTAATAACA GTGCAACAGCGACGGGCGGAGAAGGCGGAAGTATTGACAATGGCGCGGCAAGTTGCGCGGATTCCGATGGACGAGCACTGGCCACTATGGTTATTCAGCATTTGGATTCTGTGCATGCCGCGCAGCAGCATCTCTTACAATTGTGGCACATCAAAAAGATGAAGCTGGACCAGTGCTTTCAGCTGCGATTGTTTGAGCAGGACTGTGAGAAGATGTTCGATTGGATTTGTCACAACCGGGAAGCGTTTCTCGCCAGCTATGTGGAGATTGGTCGCTCGTATCAGCTGGCTAAGAATCTGCAAGAGGAACATAAACATTTCACAATGAGTTCGATGAACGTTTACGTGAATATCAACAAGATCCTCACGATGGCCGGCAGATTGCTGGAGACGCAGCACTATGCGGCCGGACACGTGCGAGCGGTGGCGGGTCGTCTGGATCGCGCCTGGAAGGAATTCGCCGCGGGTCTCGACGAACGTACCGCAGTACTTAGTTTAAGTGTAGTGTTTCACCACAAAGCGGAACAGTACGTCGACAACGTGCCTGGCTGGAGTCAAGCGTGCGAAATTAGCAATCTGCCCAGTGAAATCCCAGTGCTCGAGTCTCACATTCGTCAACATCAGACTCTTTATGAAGCGATGTGTCAGGCATACACAGAg GTTTACAATGCATATCAAGCATTATTGAGCGGCCTGGGTTCAATGCTGCAAGTATGTCATAATGTGAACGCCCATTCTACAGGGTCGGATACTTTTCGCGTCGATTAC gTGCATAGTACGAGTAAGAAGCTTCTTTATCAACTGGATCATCTTGTGCAAGTCTGTAATCAACCGCAAGGAATTGACCATGTCGCCAGAAAACAT aGTCAAGATGGACACAGTATCGATAGCCATACCGGCACGAGCGGCAATCCAGCTGCTGATTACAGCGAAGGCGCATCCCACGTATTAGCTGTCATTCATCAGATTCTCGGTCATCACAGAGCATTAGAGGCCCGCTGGCACGCCCGCAAAGTCAAGCTGCATCAACGGCTTGCATTAAA attatttcaaGAAGATGTGAAGCAAGTTCTCGATTGGCTGACGAATCACGGCGAAGTCTTTATCAGGAAAAACACAGGCGTAGGTCGCAACCTGCAGAAGGCACGCGTTTATCAAAAAAGCCATGAACACTTTGAAAACGTAGCTCAg AATACTTACACAAATGCTACGAAACTTCTGACCGCTGCCGAAGAGCTTGCTCACACGGGAGAATGCGCGCCTGACGAAATATACGCAGTGGCGCAAGAATTGGAGGCGCACGTTAGCAGTTTTGCGGCGAGAGTTGAGCAGCGGCGTCGTAGATTAGATCTGGCAGTAGTATTTTACACTCACGAGAAGGag CTTACCGGGTGGGTGGACGAGTTGCGTCAAGAGCTGCAACAGGATGAAGTAGCGGAGAATCTAGAGACTGCGGAGAGACTGTTAGAGCAGTGCGCGCAGCACAGATCGTCCTGTCTCGAGGCGTGCGCTTCGACGATAGCGCAGGGCGAGGCCCTGCTGCAGGAGCTTCGCGAGGCGACCGACGCGCCCGACACAACCGGCTCGATATCGGCGGTGGAATCGGCACTGGATAGATTGTCGAATTTGAGACAGGAACTGGAGGATCTGTGGACCACGAAGAAACTGAGATTGGAACTATGCCTGCGGTTGCGCGTCTTCGAACGCGACGCGCTGGAGGCGAGCGGTCAGTTGGAGATGTGGGCGCAAGAATTGCAGGGTCCGCCGCGCGAGGGTTCGCCCGAGCAGTTGCTGCGCGTGCACAACGACGGAGTCGCTCACATGCAGAACACCGCCTTTCAAATCTTGCACCGCGGCCAAGAATTGGCACAGGTCTTGGAGGAGGCGGGGGTCTGCATCATGGCGGACGGTCAGCATAGCGCCGCGGCGCGCGTGCAAGTGCTCCTCGAGTTTCTGAACGAGAGAGAATTGGACGCGGAGGATCTCGCAGAGATGCGACGGGTGCGACTGGAGCAGGCCGCACAGCTGCTACAATTGCAGACGGACGCCTCTCACGTGATCAAGTGGATACGGAACGGCGAGTCGATACTGCTGGCTTCGTTGAGGATACCGGACGACTTCGAGGACGCCGATCAGCTGGGGAAGGAGCACGATCAATTCCAAATCGCGATCACGAACACTCACGCCTCCGCGGTGCAGGTGAAACACAAAGCGGATTCTCTGATAAGCGGCAATCACTACGACCCGAAGAGCATCAGGGAGGTCGCGGAGGATGTTACCAAACGGTGGCAGCAGTTAGTGACTTGTGCGGAAGAGCGACACAAATTGATCACCGCCAGCTTGAACTTTTACAAAACGGTGGACTCGGTGCGCTCGGTGCTCGACAGCTTGGAGCTGCAGTACAACGTGGACGACGACTGGTGCGCCGACGGAGAAAAGGCCGGATCCATACCGGCGTCCATTACGAGGCATCAGGAGCAAAAGGAGGCTTTTCTGAAGGCGTGTACGCTCGTGCGGCGAACCGGCGAGACGTTCTTGAAGTACATCAATCGTAGCCTGCAGTTTTATAGCTATCACGCCAACAGCGCCGGATCCGCGAACaaggtgaaaaatattttggaagAGTTGGTCGGTAAGGAGAACAAGGTGCTGGAGTACTGGACGCAACGAAAGAAGCGCTTGGATCAGTGTCATCAGTACGTTCTATTCGAACGCAGCGCGAAACAGGCCCTCGAATGGATCAGGGAAACCGGAGAATTGTATCTAGCGACGCACATCAACGTCGGTAAGAATCGCATCGAGAACGAGCAGCTGCTGCAGGAGCACAACGAGTTCAAGGGCGCGGCGAAGGAAACGAGAGAGCGGGTGAAGCTGTTGATTCAGCTTGCCGACAATCTGGTCGAAAGAGGCCACGCTCACGCCGCGGCGATCAAGCAGGCGGTCGCCGAAGTCGATCAGCGATACAAGGACTTTAGCGCGCGAATGGATTGCTACAAGACGCAGATCGAGGGCGATCTCGGCATCCAACCCGACGAGGTGCACAGAGATCTCTCCATCGATCGCAACTCGGATCCGCTGCTGGAGGAGAAAATCAAAGGTAAAGATCTGAAGGAGCTGAACGAGGAGAAGAGACGGTCCGCGCGACGGAAAGAGTTCATTATGGCTGAGCTCTTGCAAACCGAGCGTACGTATGTGAAAGATCTGGAGACTTGTATACGTTGCTTCCTGGAGGAGACGCGAAGTGGCAAGGGAAATATTCCGCCGGGTTTGCACAGTCGGGAATCGGTCATTTTTAGCAATATAGAAGAGATACATCAGTTTCACAGTAACGTGTTTCTACGCGAGCTGGAGAAGTACGAAACCATGCCGGAAGACGTGGGACATTGTTTTGTAGTATGG GCACCCAAATTTGATATGTATGTAACttactgtaaaaataaaccCGAGAGCAATCAGCTGTTAGTAATGCACGGCGGAATGTGGTTTGAGGAATTGCAGAGGAAGCATAGAGTAGAACATCCTATCGCTGCATATTTGATCAAACCTGTACAGAGAATTACTAAATATCAGCTGCTACTTAAGGACTTACAG GCTTGTTGCCAAGAGGGACAGGGCGAAATAAAAGAAGGATTAGAAGTGATGTTAAATGTGCCTAAAAAAGCTAACGATGCCTTACATTTAAGTCTACTGGAAGGTTGCGACGTTAGTATAGATGCGCTCGGTGACGTTGTATTGCAGGATTCGTTCACGGTATGGGACCCAAAACAATTGATCAGGAAGGGAAGAGATCGTCACATATTTCTTTTCGAATTGTATCTCCTTTTTACCAAGGAAGTGAAAGACTCCGCTGGAAAG GTGAAATATGTCTACAAAAATCGCCTGCTGACCTCCGAGCTGGGTGTGACCGAGCATATCGAAGGCGATGAGTGCAAGTTTGCGGTGTGGACGGGACGAGCGCCGACCAGCGACACCCGCGTGGTGCTGCGGGCGAATTCGATGGACGCGAAGCAGCTGTGGGTGATGAGATTACGCGAAGTGATACAGGAGACCTTCTTGGGCAAAAATATGCCGAAGAGCCCGGCGAAAAAGAGCTCCAGTCAACGCTCCAGCAGAGATCTGGAAGAGTGCGCGTCATTGGACGAAAGTGTGGAGAATCTCGATAGAAATTCATTGGCTTCCTTCGGCTCGACCAATACCACGGACTCTGATAAG ACTGGAGTGGTCGAGATGACGTGGGTGGTGGCCGATCACATGGCGGCACCGGGCTCGAGGGAGCTGAGCGTGACGAAGGGACAGCAGGTCGAGGTGCTGGAGAACGGCAGCACGAATACCGGCGCCACCGGGGTCCCCAGCACCGGCGAGTGGACCCTGGTGCGTCTGCCGCTCACGCCCGGACAAGCCGAGCCACCCGCGGAGGGTCTGGTGCCCACGAGCGCTCTCAAGCAACCGCCGACCGCCTCCTGCAAAACTTCGCCGTCCAGAAAAGCGTCcacgcagcagcagcaacagcaatcGCACCAGCATCACCATCATCAGCAGCAGTCGCATCATCATCCGTATCATCCGCAGCAGCAGATCAGTCCGGCGATCGTCCAGGCGCAGACCTCGGTCGCGCCGTCGACCGCCGCCGGCACGTTGCCGCCGATGGCGGCCGGCGTCGCGCCGGCCGCGCAACAGACGGCTTCGTTGACCGCCCTGTCGTCCACCGTGCTGTCGCCGATGTTATCGGAGGACGCAG AAACCGCCGGAAGCGACGGCAGTGGGTCGACCAGTACAAATTCACCCGGCAACAAGAGGCGAGGTTTCAGCGG ACGGAAGTGGCTCCCACCGCCTTTACGTAAACTTAGCCAAGGTAAAGTCGAGAAAACCAATACGGCCGTGTCGACGTCATCGACTCCTTTGATTGGACCGTCTTTGAAGAAAAGCAGCTCAGACAAACGCTTTAAATTACCGAGCGGCGTCGAGCACAATCGGCCTGGCAAGACGTTCGAGGCGGAGGCCGAGGCTCAAGAGGGCGAGGAGATAAgtaaggaggaggaggaggagcaGCAGGAGGTCGAGGTGGACGTGGACGTAGACGCGGACGTCACGGAGAGCGACGACACGGCGGTGACGAGTCTGCAGGAGCAGAACGGCGGCGAGGACGCCGATGACGATCTGGAACTCCCACCGCCGATGAAACCGATAACCGAACCGATACTCGTGACGACCGCGAATGGTCCATCGGGATCCACGATACCGAGTGAATTGCCTGGGAAGCGG TCCGCCGAACGTTCGACAAAGATTCTCGAGAGCGGCGCCACGACGGCCGATCTCTCGGAGATCGAGCAGATTGTGAAGGAGAGAATG GAGCAACATACAGAAAATCAGGAAAGGCACAGTCTCATGCGCACTCCTAACGGAAAGTCGTTGAACAACGAGGAAGAGTATTGCAACGTGACGACTAATACGGCCGAGGAGGCAGATCCGGAGAGCACCGCGATCGCCAAGCGGCAGTTTGTTATACGCGAGCTGGTGGAAACCGAGAGAGACTACGTCAATGACTTAAAGCAGATAGTCGAAGGTTACATGGCACTAATGCGAAATCCCGATTGCGAGATTCCGTTGCCGGAAGATTTGCGCGGTGGGAAAGACAAGATGGTTTTCGGTAATTTAGAAGCTATCTACGAATGGCACAGAGA CTTTTTCCTCAAAGCTTTGGAACGTTGCTTGGAACGTCCCGAAGAACTCGGACCACTCTTCAAGCGCTACGAGCGAAAGTTGCATATGTACGTGGTTTATTGTCAGAATAAGCCCGTTTCGGAATACATTGTGTCCGAATATATGGACACTTACTTCGAG GAACTTCGGCAAAAACTTGGTCATCGTCTGCAACTCTGCGACTTGTTGATCAAGCCCGTACAAAGGATTACAAAATATCAACTTCTTCTACGGGAGGCATTGCGCCTCACTGAACGAACTCAAAGGTTATCGGAAATCGAAGGCCTCAGAGCGGCGGCTCATGTCATGCGAGTTATTCCTAAAGCTGCGAACGATATGATGGACGTTGGGAGATTACAAGGTTTTGAC GGTAAAATAACGGCGCAAGGGAAACTCTTGCTGCACGGCCCGCTTTTGGTATCGGAAATATCGAACGTGTCGCCGAGAGGAAGAGAATGGCAAGTCTTTCTTTTCGagcaaaatattatctttagcGAAGCTGTCGGCAAGAAAACGCAATTCACCAATCCTGCCTACATATATAAAGCACACATTCag GTAAACAAAATGAGTCTTGAAGATTCGAACGACGATCCTGAGAAATTTGTCATTCGGTCAACGGATCCTCGAAAGCCCGGGCTAGGATTCTCTTGTAGTGTAGCCGAAGAAAGTAGTGGACCGCGCAGGCAGGAGTGGGTGGACACGATCACTGCCATCCTGCAAACTCAGCGCGACTTCCTGAAGGCGATACAGTCACCGATTGCCTACCAGAAGGAACTTACCAAAGATCCACT